One uncultured Carboxylicivirga sp. genomic window, CGAATAAGTTTAGATGGTTGAGCACATGGTACAGCAGATAAATATTCTGTCTGTATTCATATCCTTCTTTTAAAGGATAGGTTTGTTGATAGCTCTGATAAAACTGTGGTCCAAAACCACCAAATAATTTAGTCATAGCAAGGTCGGCTTCGCGATGGCCATAATAAACAGCCGGATCGATGAGTACGGCCTTGTTTTGATTATCCACCATATAGTTTCCACCCCATAAATCACCATGTAATAGTGTTGGTGGTTCTTCGCTTCCGTCTAAAATCTGATAAATCTGCCTTTCGATACCATTAAATAAACGCCTGAATTCGGCATCGCTGAAACCATTTTTTTCGGCCAGAAGAAACTGGAATTTTAATCTTTTATTAAAATAAAACTCAGTCCAGTTATTAGACTCTGTTAATGAGGGGAGATTCTCTTGAGGTGTTGCACCAATGTAGTTATCTTCATAAAAACCGTAACTGGTTGATGTGTATTGGTGCAGTTGAGCAAATGCTTGGCCAAATTCGGTAAAGAAGTTTCCATTCTTTATTCCCGTTTCGATATTTTCCAGTAAAAGAAAATCATCATCAACAACAATAACCTTGGGTATTCTTATGCAATTGGCTTTGGATAGTTCTCTGAGTCCGTTTGCCTCATTGCGAAACATGGTGTTAGAAAAGCCCGACTTCAGAAAGAATTGATCACCACCTTCAGTTTTTATAACCTGCGTTTTAGCAATACAACCACCACCCACCATTTGATGATGAACAATGGTTGTATCTAATATATCTTCTATTCTTCGAATGATATCATTCATTCTCGATATGTTCGATTAAACCCTCGCAAGCATCCTCCAAAAGATCCAGTACCAGTTCAAACCCATCGGCACCACCGTAATAAGGGTCAGGTACCGATGTGTGATTAAAAGATTTACAATAATCCGTCATCTTACTAATCCTGGATCTTTGCTCATCGTTAGAAGTCATATATTCAAGATCTTCTACATTCTGATCATCCATACCAATAATGTAATCAAAATGATCGAAATCAACCTTTGCATTTACCTTACGGCTAATGCTGGTTAAATTATAATCACGATTGATCGCATGGCGTTGCATACGTCTGTCAGCTGGTTCGCCAGAGTGATAGCCTGCTGTTCCGGCAGAATCAATCTCATATTTAGAAGCTAATCCTTTTTTTTCAACCAAAGCCTTCATAACAGCTTCAGCACTTGGGCTGCGGCAAATGTTACCAAGGCATACAAAAAGTATCTTTGTTTTATCCATTCTCATCAATTTTACCTCAAATATAATAGTTTACTTATGATGAGAAAGGATAACCTGTTAAGGATACAAATATCTGTGACAATCGATGCACAAATAATCCTGCCAGTCTGTTCCAATGTCAACAGGATGATGAAATTCGAGTGATTCGTTTATAGTGGCAGTCTCCATATTATCGTGCGTACCTTGAGCTAAAATAGTATGACAAGCATTACAATCCTTTGTGATTTTTTTGCCACCGATACTTTCGTGTGTATCGTTATGACATCTGAAACAACCGTTAAATTCAAGGTGACCAATATGATCGGGGTATACATCCCAGTTGGCTCCCATCTCAGGGAAAATATTATTGAGGTAACCATTGGTAATGCCTGAAACAGCTTTATCAACCAGTTGAGGATCCGAATCAGGATAATTATCAGCGTAAAACTGCCGTATAGTTTCATTAATTACCATCAGAGCAGTATCTGTTGTGGGATACGGATCCTTTAAAATCTCCATCGCAATATATTTAATTTTGGGTAGTTTTGGTATCTCACCCGATGATATTGCCAGATCAACAAATTCTGATGGGAGCTGATAGTTATGTGACGGACGGTTGTGACAATCCATGCAATCCATAGTACGCGTTACTGCTGTTTTGATATCTTCCGGATCCATCGGGCTCCAGCTATCTTCGTATAAGGTAGTATCTCCGGTTTTAAGATTAATATACCGAACCCATGGAATACTTTCTCTAGCATCATCTGCTGCAATGTATTCTATTTTAACATCAGGGTTGATATGCCAATGAATCCCTTCAGCCAGATTACTGGAACTATGTGGACTATTGGTTTTCATTTGTAATTGAATAATCCATTCAGTATTCAGACTGTCTGACAGGTAATGTTTTTCCATATTCAAACGAGGGGTGTAGAATTTCTGTGGCCAGTGACATTCCTCGCAGGTTTCTTTAGCAGGTCGTAAGCTGGAAATTGGTGTCGGTATAGGTGTAGGATAACTATGGGTCATAACTGCATATACCTGATACAATCCGGATAATTTAGACTTGACATACCAGTCGGCTCCCTGACCAACATGACATTCGACACAAGCCACTTTTGCATGAGATGAATTCATATAAGTAACGTATTCGGGTTGCATCACCTTGTGACAAACTTTACCGCAAAACTCTACTGATTCGGTATAATGATATGCTTCATAACTTCCAACTGCAGATAAAAGAATTAACACAACTGTACCAATAATAAAAACAGAAGCCGCATTTCGATAACGGGGATCGTTAAAGTCGATAACCATCCATTTCATCTCAAGTGTTTCAGTTGATTTACAGGCTCTTCTTGAATTAATAAACATACCTATCGGTATCAAAATTAATCCGAATACCATAATGGCAGGAAGTAAAATATAGGAAAACAATCCCAGGTATGAACTTCCGGCATTAAATAGAAGGGAGAACAGGAAGCTTACAATGATCAGAAAAAACGAAATTGCAGCAATTATTGTACCTGCAAAAGAAATGTGGTTGTAATAAGACTTGGGTAGATGCATAGCTGTAGATTTTTAATGAATTTAAAAAATAATCTTTTAAAATCCAATAGCTTACCCTGTCGAAATGTTTAATATGCAGGTAGATATGTGAGATTTTGTCGTTGTAGAATATGTTTAATAAACAAACAGTCTGTAACCTTGTTTTTTTTATACATAAAATCCTTTTACTTTGAATGTTGAAGGAACAAATTACAACGCAATGAAAAAGACTAGCCTTATATTGGCTATATTTCTTGTAACAATAGGAATATCAGCCCAGGAAGAATACAAAGAAGTAAAGCATGAAAAGTTCGAGTATACAGCTGAAAAACAACATGAAGTAGTTTCATTTGATGCAAAAGAAGTAAAATTTAAAAAGCATCCGAAGAATATCATATTGTTTATTGGTGATGGTATGGGAGCCGCTCAGGTTTTTGCCGGTATTACTACTAACGGAGGTGTGTTAAATATGCAAAATCTACCTTTTACCGGATTCAGTAAAACGCAGAGTAGTGATAACTACGTAACGGATTCGGCAGCTGGAGGAACCGCTTTATCAACCGGTAAAAAAACAACCAATGGTACAATAGGGTTGGATTCAGAAGGCAATAGAATTACCAGCATTCTTGAATATGCAGAAAGAAATGGTAAAGCAACTGGTTTGGTTTCAACATCAGCAATCACTCATGCAACACCTGCTTCTTTTATTGCACATCAACCGAGTAGAAATATGTATGAAGAGATAGCAGCCGACTTTATGAATACAGATATTGATTTGTTTATTGGTGGAGGAGCTGATTTCTTTACAAAACGTGTTGATGGTCGAAATCTGGTTTCTGAGTTAAATGACAAAGGATACAGAATTGCCTATAACATGAAAGAGATTGAACCTTTTACAAAAGGGAAGCTGGCTGTATTAACTGCTATTGGTCACAATGCTGGTTATCGTGACAGAGGTGACATGTTACCACAAGCAACCTCAAAAGCTATTGAAGTATTATCAAATGCTGATAGTAAAGGATTCTTTATGATGGTTGAAGGCAGTCAGATAGATTGGGGAGGGCATCAAAATGATGCTTCTTATGCAACCGGGGAAGTGTTGGATTTAGACAAGGCACTAGGTGAAGCAATAAAGTTTGCTCTTAAAGACAGGCGGACTTTAATAATTGTAACAGCTGATCATGAAACAGGGGGTATGTCAGTAAATGAAGGAGATATGACCAAAGGTTATGTCAAAGCGGCATTTACAACTGGAAATCATACAGCTATTATGGTGCCTGTTTTTGCTATTGGTCCTGGTGCCGAAGAGTTTACAGGGGTTTATGAGAATACAGAGATCTTCGAAAAAATGTATAAGCTGTTTAAGTTTAAGGAGAAGGATAAAGATTAAATCTTCTGCTATAAAATGTAAAATATTATGAGGCTGGATAAGTATTCAGCCTTTTTTATGCCAATTGATAGGGGAGGATGATGTTGAACCTCCTATACAGTCGTCCTTTCAGGACTCAGCATGATAATAATTTAAGAACATAGCATTTACATACTATGCGAATACAGAAGTCTAAACGGGACTATCTGTTTACTAAATAATAGAATGAAGAGCAAAGCTCTGACTGTAAGAACACAGTACGTAAGTGCTGTGATAAGCAAGAAGGTAAGTTGAGCCCCGGAGGGGCGACTGTAGTATCTGAGGTGAGAAGATTGATAAATATGGGTGTGATAAAAACAATGGTTAATGACCTTATTATCATTAACCATTTATAATTTAATATTAAACATTAATCTCAATCCCCACCGGGCAATGATCAGATCCCATTACTTCAGGCAGAATAAAAGCATCCTTAATTTCAGGCGCAATTGATTCAGAGGCCAGGAAATAATCGATTCTCCAGCCAATATTTTTTCCGCGTGCTCCGGCCCTGTAACTCCACCACGAATATTTATCAGGTTCATTAGGATGCAGATGTCGAAAGGTGTCAATTAAGCCTCCATGTGTAAAACGATCCATACCATCAATCTCCTCCTGCATAAAACCGGCATACTTATTATAATTAGCCTTTGGCCTAGCCAAATCAATTTCTTTGTGAGCTACATTAAAATCGCCACAACTTAACACTGGTTTCTTTTCTTCCAGCTTCTTCAGATAATCGAAAAAAGCCTTGTCCCAGTCCTGTCGGTAATCCAAACGCTTTAATTCACTACCAGAATTTGGTACATATACATTCACGAGGTAGAACTTATCATATTCCACTGTGAGAACGCGACCTTCGTTATCGTGTTCTTCAATACCAATGCCCTTTGTTACACTAACAGGTTCTTGTTTAGATATGATGGCAGTACCTGAATATCCTTTCTTTTCAGCCGAATTTGAATAAATATGGTATCCAAACATCGATTTTAACACCTCTGCTACCTGATCATCCTGTGCCTTCGTCTCTTGTAAACAAAGTATATCGGGAGCCATTTGATCAAACGACTCAAAGAAGTCTTTTTTAGCAACGGCACGTAATCCGTTAACATTCCATGATATTAATTTCACTATTATTTCGTTTTATTTATTTCAAACTAATTGATATAAATACAGATTTCATATCCTCAATGTTCAATTATCCTCGCAAACTCAAATCCTTAAGATAGCCTTTGTTTAATAACTGAACATCTTTGCCGTCAAGTTTTAGAATTTCTTCTTTCTCCAGTGTCTTCAGTATTTTAACAGCACTCTCGGTAGTGATACCTGCAAAATCAGCGATATGCTTTCGTGTCATTAAAGTAAATATTTCAGGGTATTGCTTTTTAAATCCATCGATGTAAAGTAATGATTCTGCCATGCGTCCCATCATTTGTTTATATAAAACAGATCGAAGCGTATCAAATAAACTTATATTCTGCTCTGTATACCGACTGATTAAACCATGTCCGAATATTCCGTTTTTACCAATGATTTCATTAATAGCTTGTTTTTCTACCAGTAAAACATGGCAATCGCTGATTGCAACCGACGAATAGTTGAATGTATTTTTAGAGAAAACTGATGATAAGCCTACAAATTCTCCCGGTTGAATAATTCGAAGGTTAAAACTTTTATTTACATCTCCTTCTACATACTGAATGGCTAATCCCCTCGCCACAAATAAAACATATGAAGCAAAGGTTCCTTGTTTCGTAAGGTTATCACCCTTACGAAATTGTACCTGTGTTCTGCTTGTTCTAATAATCTCTACTTCATTATCATCTAAGGCCTGAAAACAAGGGGCCTGTATATCGCAAATGTAGTCGGTGTCTTTTTCAGTAATCGTTTTCATCATACACAAAAATAGAATCTATTTTATGAAATGAACCGATGATCAACTGAAAAGTTGTGCAAGGTCAATTTAAATACGGATCAAGGTCAATGCATTTTTTCAGGTTCTTTTTTGGATAGGATATAGTTTTGTCACAAGAAAATTTGAATATAAAAACATAAAATAAAGTCTATATGGAAAAGATTGTAATTATTGGAGGAGTTGCTGCCGGAGCTACGGCAGCCGCAAAGGCAAGAAGATTATCACCAGATGCTCAAATCACAATGTTGGAAGCTGGTCCGGATGTTTCTTTTGCCAATTGCGGCTTACCTTATTATATAGCTGGAGATATTGAAAATCGCTCAAGCTTAATTTTACAAAGTCCTGATAGTTTTAAAGAGCAATACGATGTGGATGTTTATATTCATACGCTTGTAACATCAATTAATAAAGACGGACATATTGTAAATACGATGGATACCCGTGACGGATCTAAGAAACAATATGAATATACAAAACTGATTCTGGCTCAGGGCGGTCGTCCTATTCAACCTGATTTGCCGGGAGCAGATTATGACCATGTATTCAGCTTATGGACGCTGGAGGATATGGACAAGATTGATAATCATCTGAAACATGAAGATCCTAAAACTGCTGTTGTTGTTGGTGGTGGATTTATTGGTTTGGAAATGGTTGAGGCCTTGGTAAAGCGTGGATTGAAAGTACATGTTGTTGAGAAGATGCCTCATGTTATGTCGCTGATGGATGCCGAAACTGCGGGATTTATCACACGTGAATTGCATTCTTATGGCGTAGGAGTTCATACAGAAACAGGAGTTGTAAAGATCAATGCTAACTCGGTAGAATTGGATAACGGCAAGAAGCTGGATGCAGATATGGTTCTGTTGTCAATTGGAGTACGTCCAACATTACAACTGGCTATTGATGCAGGATTATCAATTGGTGAAGCTGGTGGGTTATTGGTTAATGAGTACCTGCAAACATCAGATAAAGATATTTATGCTGCCGGTGATATGGTAGAGATCGAACATCGTGTAAGCGGTAAGAAGGTTCGAATTCCGTTGGCCGGACCAGCAAACCGTCAGGGACGTATAGCTGCTGAAAATGCACTTGGAGGAAAACATGCTTATCAGGGTGCAATAGGAACATCAGTTGTGA contains:
- a CDS encoding alkaline phosphatase, which gives rise to MKKTSLILAIFLVTIGISAQEEYKEVKHEKFEYTAEKQHEVVSFDAKEVKFKKHPKNIILFIGDGMGAAQVFAGITTNGGVLNMQNLPFTGFSKTQSSDNYVTDSAAGGTALSTGKKTTNGTIGLDSEGNRITSILEYAERNGKATGLVSTSAITHATPASFIAHQPSRNMYEEIAADFMNTDIDLFIGGGADFFTKRVDGRNLVSELNDKGYRIAYNMKEIEPFTKGKLAVLTAIGHNAGYRDRGDMLPQATSKAIEVLSNADSKGFFMMVEGSQIDWGGHQNDASYATGEVLDLDKALGEAIKFALKDRRTLIIVTADHETGGMSVNEGDMTKGYVKAAFTTGNHTAIMVPVFAIGPGAEEFTGVYENTEIFEKMYKLFKFKEKDKD
- a CDS encoding Crp/Fnr family transcriptional regulator; this translates as MMKTITEKDTDYICDIQAPCFQALDDNEVEIIRTSRTQVQFRKGDNLTKQGTFASYVLFVARGLAIQYVEGDVNKSFNLRIIQPGEFVGLSSVFSKNTFNYSSVAISDCHVLLVEKQAINEIIGKNGIFGHGLISRYTEQNISLFDTLRSVLYKQMMGRMAESLLYIDGFKKQYPEIFTLMTRKHIADFAGITTESAVKILKTLEKEEILKLDGKDVQLLNKGYLKDLSLRG
- a CDS encoding exodeoxyribonuclease III; amino-acid sequence: MKLISWNVNGLRAVAKKDFFESFDQMAPDILCLQETKAQDDQVAEVLKSMFGYHIYSNSAEKKGYSGTAIISKQEPVSVTKGIGIEEHDNEGRVLTVEYDKFYLVNVYVPNSGSELKRLDYRQDWDKAFFDYLKKLEEKKPVLSCGDFNVAHKEIDLARPKANYNKYAGFMQEEIDGMDRFTHGGLIDTFRHLHPNEPDKYSWWSYRAGARGKNIGWRIDYFLASESIAPEIKDAFILPEVMGSDHCPVGIEINV
- a CDS encoding low molecular weight protein-tyrosine-phosphatase, with the translated sequence MDKTKILFVCLGNICRSPSAEAVMKALVEKKGLASKYEIDSAGTAGYHSGEPADRRMQRHAINRDYNLTSISRKVNAKVDFDHFDYIIGMDDQNVEDLEYMTSNDEQRSRISKMTDYCKSFNHTSVPDPYYGGADGFELVLDLLEDACEGLIEHIENE
- a CDS encoding fructosamine kinase family protein — translated: MNDIIRRIEDILDTTIVHHQMVGGGCIAKTQVIKTEGGDQFFLKSGFSNTMFRNEANGLRELSKANCIRIPKVIVVDDDFLLLENIETGIKNGNFFTEFGQAFAQLHQYTSTSYGFYEDNYIGATPQENLPSLTESNNWTEFYFNKRLKFQFLLAEKNGFSDAEFRRLFNGIERQIYQILDGSEEPPTLLHGDLWGGNYMVDNQNKAVLIDPAVYYGHREADLAMTKLFGGFGPQFYQSYQQTYPLKEGYEYRQNIYLLYHVLNHLNLFGSSYKSQSEQLMRSYL
- a CDS encoding NapC/NirT family cytochrome c, whose translation is MHLPKSYYNHISFAGTIIAAISFFLIIVSFLFSLLFNAGSSYLGLFSYILLPAIMVFGLILIPIGMFINSRRACKSTETLEMKWMVIDFNDPRYRNAASVFIIGTVVLILLSAVGSYEAYHYTESVEFCGKVCHKVMQPEYVTYMNSSHAKVACVECHVGQGADWYVKSKLSGLYQVYAVMTHSYPTPIPTPISSLRPAKETCEECHWPQKFYTPRLNMEKHYLSDSLNTEWIIQLQMKTNSPHSSSNLAEGIHWHINPDVKIEYIAADDARESIPWVRYINLKTGDTTLYEDSWSPMDPEDIKTAVTRTMDCMDCHNRPSHNYQLPSEFVDLAISSGEIPKLPKIKYIAMEILKDPYPTTDTALMVINETIRQFYADNYPDSDPQLVDKAVSGITNGYLNNIFPEMGANWDVYPDHIGHLEFNGCFRCHNDTHESIGGKKITKDCNACHTILAQGTHDNMETATINESLEFHHPVDIGTDWQDYLCIDCHRYLYP